From a region of the Molothrus ater isolate BHLD 08-10-18 breed brown headed cowbird chromosome 15, BPBGC_Mater_1.1, whole genome shotgun sequence genome:
- the NMUR2 gene encoding neuromedin-U receptor 2 produces the protein MAWVSNFSWLNHLALHEERLRGYLNSTEDYLTFLCGPRRSHLFLPMALVYSVIFVVGVVGNFLVCLVILKHRNMKTPTNYYLFSLAVSDLLVLLFGMPLEVYEMWSNYPFLLGPVGCYLKTALLETVCLASILSVTALSVERYVAVLHPLRAKLAGTRRRARATILALWLLSVLCALPNTGTHGIVLQHFPNGTLVPGSATCTVVVPLWIYNCIVQVTSLLFYVLPMGVISVLYYLMGLRLRGDESLEVEEMAVNVQRPSRRSVTKMLFVLVIVFAICWAPFHIDRLFFSFVVEWTEPLANTFNLIHVVSGVFFYLSSATNPIIYNLLSQRFRMAFLSVIAPCCKHCAPKHPPCKISSQKSTFVIEDHNLMNSAENTSLPGTHRTSVSSSQLSTGL, from the exons ATGGCCTGGGTCAGTAATTTCTCCTGGTTAAACCACCTTGCTCTACACGAAGAACGCCTCAGGGGGTACTTAAACAGCACTGAGGATTATTTAACCTTCCTGTGCGGGCCCAGACGGAGCCAcctgttcctgcccatggcttTGGTGTACTCGGTGATCTTCGTCGTGGGGGTGGTGGGCAACTTCTTGGTTTGCCTCGTCATCCTCAAGCACCGCAACATGAAGACCCCGACCAACTATTACCTGTTCAGCCTGGCGGTCTCAGacctgctggtgctgcttttcGGGATGCCCTTGGAAGTGTACGAGATGTGGAGCAACTACCCCTTCCTGCTGGGGCCCGTGGGCTGCTACCTGAAGACGGCTCTGCTGGAGACCGTGTGCTTGGCCTCCATCCTGAGCGTGACGGCGCTGAGCGTGGAGCGCTACGTGGCCGTGCTGCACCCGCTGCGTGCCAAGCTGGCCGGCACgcgccgccgcgcccgcgccACCATCCTGGCCCTCTGGCTGCTCTCCGTGCTCTGCGCCCTTCCCAACACGGGCACCCACGGCATCGTCCTGCAGCACTTCCCCAACGGCACCCTGGTGCCCGGCTCTGCCACCTGCACCGTGGTGGTGCCCCTGTGGATCTACAATTGTATCGTGCAGGTCACTTCTTTGCTCTTCTATGTGCTGCCCATGGGGGTGATAAGTGTGCTGTACTATCTGATGGGGCTAAGA TTGAGAGGAGATGAATCTTTGGAAGTGGAGGAAATGGCTGTGAATGTTCAGAGGCCATCCAGGAGATCAGTCACCAAGATGCTGT TTGTCCTGGTGATAGTTTTTGCCATCTGCTGGGCTCCATTTCACATAGACCGACTTTTCTTCAGCTTTGTGGTGGAATGGACTGAGCCCTTGGCCAATACCTTCAACTTGATCCACGTGGTGTCAG GTGTTTTCTTCTACCTGAGCTCTGCCACCAACCCCATCATTTACAACCTGCTGTCCCAGCGCTTCAGGATGGCTTTCCTCAGTGTGATTGCCCCTTGCTGCAAGCACTGTGCCCCTAAACATCCCCCCTGCAAGATTTCATCCCAGAAGAGCACGTTTGTGATTGAGGATCACAATCTCATGAACTCTGCAGAAAACACGAGCCTCCCAGGCACTCACAGGACATCtgtcagcagctctcagctctccACTGGCCTCTGA